From one Stigmatopora nigra isolate UIUO_SnigA chromosome 8, RoL_Snig_1.1, whole genome shotgun sequence genomic stretch:
- the LOC144200242 gene encoding clathrin heavy chain 1-like isoform X1 — translation MTQILPIRFQEHLQLQNLGINPANIGFSTLTMESDKFICIREKVGEQAQVVIIDMADPNNPIRRPISADSAIMNPASKVIALKAAKTLQIFNIEMKSKMKAHTMTDDVTFWKWISLNTVALVTDNAVYHWSMEGDSQPIKVFDRHSSLAGCQIINYRTDAKQKWLLLIGISAQQNRVVGAMQLYSVDRKVSQPIEGHAAGFAQFKMEDNTEESTLFCFAVRGQAGGKLHIIEVGTPPTGNQPFPKKAVDVFFPPEAQNDFPVAMQISSKQDVVFLITKYGYIHLYDLETGTCIYMNRISGETIFVTAPHEPTAGIIGVNRKGQVLSVCVEEENIIPYITNVLQNPDLALRMAVRNNLAGAEELFARKFNTLFAAGNYSDAAKVAANAPKGILRTPDTIRRFQSVPAQPGQRSPLLQYFGILLDQGQLNKFESLELCRPVLQQGRKQLLEKWLKEDKLECSEELGDLVKSVDPTLALSVYLRANVPNKVIQCFAETGQFQKIVLYAKKVGYTPDWIFLLRNVMRISPEQGLQFSQMLVQDEEPLADITQIVDVFMEYNLIQQCTSFLLDALKNNRPMEGALQTRLLEMNLVHAPQVADAILGNQMFTHYDRAHVAQLCEKAGLLQRALEHYTDLYDIKRAVVHTHLLNPEWLVNFFGSLSVEDSLECLRAMLSANIRQNLQICVQVASKYHEQLSTQSLTELFESFKSFEGLFYFLGSIVNFSQDPEVHFKYIQAACKTGQIKEVERICRESNCYDPERVKNFLKEAKLTDQLPLIIVCDRFDFVHDLVLYLYRNTLQKYIEIYVQKVNPSRLPVVIGGLLDVDCAEDVIKNLIMVVRGQFSTDELVAEVEKRNRLKLLLPWLEARIHEGCEEPATHNALAKIYIDSNNNPERFLRENPFYDSCVVGKYCEKRDPHLACVAYERGQCDQELIHVCNENSLFKSLSRYLVRRKNPELWASVLLETNNYRRPLIDQVVQTALTETQDPEEVSVSVKAFMTADLPNELIELLEKIVLDNSVFSEHRNLQNLLILTAIKADRTRVMEYINRLDNYDAPDIANIAISNELFEEAFAIFRKFDVNTSAVQVLIEHIGNLDRAYEFAERCNEPPVWSQLAKAQLQKGLVKEAIDSYIKADDPSAYMEVGQAAAQSGNWEDLVKFLQMARKKARESYVETELIFALAKTNRLAELEEFINGPNNAHIQQVGDRCYDDKMYEAAKLLYNNVSNFGRLASTLVHLGEYQAAVDGARKANSTRTWKEVCFACVDGKEFRLAQMCGLHIVVHADELEELINYYQDRGYFEELITMLEAALGLERAHMGMFTELAILYSKFKPQKMREHLELFWSRVNIPKVLRAAEQAHLWAELVFLYDKYEEYDNAIITMMTHPSDAWKEGQFKDIVTKVANVELYYKAIHFYLEFKPLLLNDLLIVLSPRLDHSRAVNFFTKVKQVPLVKPYLRSVQNHNNKSVNESLNNLFIIEEDYASLRTSIDAYDNFDNISLAQGLEKHDLIEFRRIAAYLFKGNNRWKQSVELCKKDKLYKDAMQYASESKDIELAEELLAWFLDEDKKECFAACLFTCYDLLRPDVVLETAWRHNIMDFSMPYFIQVMREYLSKVDAIKEKVDKLEASESLRKQEEQATESQPIIYGTPQLMLTSSANVAVPPQQAYGYGYTAAAPGYGQPPQANFGYGM, via the exons ATGACGCAAATCCTGCCTATCCGCTTCCAGGAGCACCTGCAG CTCCAAAACCTGGGGATCAACCCGGCCAATATTGGGTTCAGCACTTTGACAATGGAGTCAGATAAATTCATCTGTATAAGAGAGAAAGTGGGTGAGCAGGCCCAAGTTGTCATTATTGACATGGCCGATCCCAACAACCCCATCCGCAGGCCCATCTCTGCAGATAGTGCTATTATGAACCCTGCCAGCAAAGTTATTGCCCTTAAAG CGGCCAAGACCCTGCAGATCTTCAATATTGAAATGAAGAGCAAGATGAAGGCTCACACAATGACGGATGACGTGACCTTCTGGAAATGGATCTCTCTTAACACCGTTGCTCTGGTTACGGATAACGCTGTCTACCATTGGAGCATGGAGGGTGACTCTCAGCCAATCAAAGTCTTTGACCGCCATTCCAGCCTGGCCGGTTGCCAGATCATCAACTATCGCACTGATgccaaacaaaaatggttactcCTGATTGGCATTTCTGCACAG caaaatcGCGTTGTTGGAGCAATGCAGTTGTACTCGGTGGACAGAAAGGTTTCTCAGCCCATTGAAGGTCATGCTGCTGGCTTTGCACAATTCAAGATGGAGGACAACACTGAGGAATCAACTTTATTCTGCTTTGCTGTACGAGGACAGGCAGGCGGAAAA ctccaTATAATAGAAGTTGGCACTCCACCCACTGGTAACCAGCCATTTCCAAAGAAGGCTGTAGATGTCTTCTTTCCCCCAGAAGCCCAGAATGACTTCCCTGTTGCTATGCag ATAAGCTCCAAGCAAGATGTAGTCTTTCTTATCACCAAATACGGCTATATCCACCTCTACGACTTGGAAACCGGTACCTGCATTTACATGAACAGAATCAGTGGGGAGACCATTTTTGTCACAGCCCCTCATGAGCCAACTGCCGGAATCATTGGGGTCAACAGGAAAGGGCAG gTGTTATCAGTATGTGTAGAGGAAGAGAACATTATTCCCTACATAACTAACGTGCTCCAGAACCCTGACCTGGCTCTCCGCATGGCTGTCCGCAATAACCTTGCCGGTGCTGAGGAGTTATTTGCACGCAAGTTCAACACCCTGTTTGCTGCTGGGAATTACTCCGATGCTGCTAAAGTGGCAGCCAATGCACCCAAG GGTATATTGCGAACACCAGACACCATCCGCAGGTTCCAGAGTGTTCCTGCTCAACCTGGACAGCGTTCACCATTGCTTCAGTACTTCGGCATCTTGCTGGATCAGGGCCAGCTCAATAAGTTTGAATCACTTGAGCTGTGTAGGCCAGTCCTTCAGCAGGGTCGCAAGCAGCTACTAGAGAAATGGCTTAAAGAAGACAAG CTAGAGTGCTCAGAAGAGCTTGGAGACTTGGTGAAGTCAGTGGATCCCACACTTGCTCTCAGTGTCTACCTGAGAGCAAATGTCCCAAACAAAGTCATTCAGTGCTTTGCTGAGACTGGACAGTTCCAGAAGATTGTATTGTATGCCAAAAAG gtggGGTACACACCTGATTGGATCTTCCTGTTAAGAAATGTGATGCGGATCAGCCCAGAACAAGGCCTTCAGTTCTCCCAAATGCTGGTACAGGATGAGGAGCCTCTTGCTGACATTACACAG ATTGTAGATGTTTTCATGGAGTACAACCTGATCCAACAATGTACATCCTTTCTGCTGGATGCCCTGAAGAACAACAGGCCCATGGAAGGAGCACTGCAGACACGCCTGCTTGAAATGAATTTGGTCCATGCACCACAG GTTGCAGATGCTATTTTGGGCAACCAGATGTTCACTCATTATGACCGTGCCCATGTTGCACAACTGTGTGAGAAGGCTGGTCTCCTGCAGAGAGCCCTGGAGCATTATACTGATCTGTATGACATTAAGCGAGCTGTGGTACACACGCACCTCCTCAACCCAGAG TGGCtagtcaatttttttggctCGCTATCAGTGGAGGACTCTTTGGAGTGTCTTCGAGCCATGCTATCTGCTAATATCCGTCAGAACCTGCAGATCTGTGTTCAAGTTGCCTCCAAATACCATGAACAACTAAGCACCCAGAGCCTCACAGAACTTTTTGAGTCATTTAAGAGCTTTGAAG GGCTCTTCTACTTTTTGGGTTCAATTGTTAACTTCAGCCAGGACCCTGAAGTTCACTTCAAATACATTCAGGCTGCTTGCAAGACAGGCCAAATCAAGGAAGTGGAAAGGATCTGCAGAGAGAGTAACTGCTATGACCCTGAGCGTGTGAAAAACTTCCTCAAG GAAGCCAAGTTGACTGATCAACTGCCATTGATCATTGTGTGCGATCGCTTTGATTTTGTCCACGATCTGGTCCTGTACTTGTACCGCAACACTCTGCAGAAATACATTGAGATCTACGTACAGAAG gttAACCCAAGTCGCCTCCCAGTGGTTATTGGAGGTTTGCTGGATGTTGATTGTGCCGAAGATGTGATTAAGAACCTGATCATGGTTGTAAGAGGACAGTTTTCCACAGATGAACTAGTTGCTGAAGTGGAGAAGAGAAATCG ACTGAAGCTTCTCCTCCCGTGGTTGGAAGCCCGTATTCATGAAGGTTGTGAGGAGCCTGCAACCCACAATGCCCTGGCTAAGATTTACATTGACAGCAACAATAACCCTGAGCGCTTCCTTAGGGAGAACCCTTTTTATGACAGCTGTGTGGTTGGCAAATATTGTGAGAAAAGAGACCCCCACTTGGCTTGTGTGGCCTATGAAAGAGGGCAATGTGACCAGGAACTCATCCAC GTGTGTAATGAGAACTCGCTGTTCAAGAGTCTGTCACGTTACCTAGTTCGCCGCAAAAACCCAGAGCTATGGGCAAGTGTGCTGCTGGAGACCAACAACTATAGAAGACCACTCATCGATCAG GTGGTCCAGACTGCCCTGACAGAGACCCAGGATCCAGAGGAAGTATCTGTCTCAGTCAAGGCTTTTATGACGGCTGATCTTCCCAATGAGCTTATTGAGCTTCTGGAGAAAATTGTCCTTGATAACTCTGTCTTTAGTGAGCACAG AAACCTTCAGAATCTGCTCATCCTGACCGCCATCAAAGCCGATCGGACCCGGGTGATGGAGTACATTAATCGTCTTGATAACTATGATGCCCCAGACATTGCAAACATTGCCATTAGCAATGAGCTTTTTGAGGAGGCCTTTGCTATTTTTAGGAAATTTGACGTCAACACATCAGCTGTGCAG GTCCTGATTGAGCACATTGGTAACTTGGACCGAGCCTATGAGTTTGCTGAGCGCTGCAACGAGCCTCCAGTGTGGAGTCAGCTTGCAAAGGCCCAGCTCCAAAAGGGCCTCGTCAAAGAAGCAATAGATTCTTATATCAAGGCAGATGACCCCTCTGCTTACATGGAGGTTGGACAAGCAGCAGCTCAGAGTG GAAACTGGGAGGATCTTGTAAAGTTTCTGCAGATGGCCCGAAAGAAGGCCCGCGAGTCTTACGTTGAAACAGAGTTGATCTTTGCTCTGGCAAAGACCAACCGCCTTGCTGAGCTGGAGGAGTTCATCAATGGCCCCAATAATGCTCACATCCAACAA GTGGGTGACCGTTGCTATGACGACAAGATGTACGAGGCAGCCAAACTGCTTTACAACAACGTGTCTAATTTTGGTCGCCTAGCTTCTACTCTCGTGCACCTAGGAGAGTATCAGGCAGCTGTGGATGGAGCACGCAAGGCCAACAGCACACGTACATGGAAGGAG gTGTGCTTTGCATGTGTTGATGGCAAAGAGTTCAGGCTTGCCCAAATGTGTGGCCTGCATATTGTTGTCCATGCTGATGAGCTGGAGGAACTCATTAATTATTACCAG GACCGCGGCTACTTTGAGGAGCTGATTACCATGCTGGAGGCTGCTTTGGGATTAGAGCGAGCTCACATGGGAATGTTCACAGAGCTAGCCATTCTTTACTCCAAATTTAAACCCCAGAAGATGAGGGAGCACTTGGAGCTCTTCTGGTCCCGTGTGAACATTCCAAAG GTTCTTAGGGCAGCTGAGCAGGCTCACCTCTGGGCAGAGCTAGTGTTTCTCTATGATAAATACGAGGAATATGACAATGCCATCATCACAATGATGACTCATCCTTCTGATGCCTGGAAAGAGGGACAATTCAAAGACATTGTCACCAAG GTGGCCAATGTGGAACTGTACTACAAAgccatccatttttatttggagTTTAAACCTTTATTATTAAATGACCTGCTCATTGTTCTCTCCCCAAGACTGGATCACTCCCGCGCTGTCAATTTTTTCACCAAG GTGAAGCAGGTACCTCTGGTTAAACCATATTTGAGGTCGGTCCAGAATCACAACAACAAGTCAGTCAATGAATCTCTCAACAACCTCTTCATCATTGAGGAAGATTATGCG TCATTACGCACTTCCATTGATGCTTATGACAACTTTGACAACATCTCACTGGCTCAAGGCTTAGAGAAGCATGATTTGATCGAGTTTAGGAGGATTGCGGCATACCTTTTTAAGGGCAACAACCGCTGGAAACAGAGTGTTGAACTTTGCAAGAAAGACAAGCTCTACAAG GACGCCATGCAATATGCATCTGAGTCCAAAGATATTGAACTGGCTGAGGAACTTCTTGCTTGGTTCCTGGACGAGGACAAGAAGGAGTGTTTTGCTGCCTGTTTGTTCACCTGCTATGATTTGTTGCGACCTGACGTAGTGCTTGAGACCGCTTGGAGGCACAACATCATGGATTTCTCTATGCCGTACTTCATCCAGGTCATGAGGGAATACCTCAGTAAG GTTGACGCGATAAAGGAAAAG GTGGACAAGCTCGAAGCCTCAGAGTCTCTGAGGAAACAAGAGGAGCAAGCCACAGAATCTCAACCAATCATTTATG GCACACCCCAACTCATGCTCACTTCAAGCGCCAATGTTGCCGTGCCCCCCCAGCAGGCCTATGGCTATGGGTACACAGCAGCAGCACCAGGCTATGGGCAACCGCCACAGGCCAATTTTGGATATGGCATGTGA
- the LOC144200242 gene encoding clathrin heavy chain 1-like isoform X2, whose protein sequence is MTQILPIRFQEHLQLQNLGINPANIGFSTLTMESDKFICIREKVGEQAQVVIIDMADPNNPIRRPISADSAIMNPASKVIALKAAKTLQIFNIEMKSKMKAHTMTDDVTFWKWISLNTVALVTDNAVYHWSMEGDSQPIKVFDRHSSLAGCQIINYRTDAKQKWLLLIGISAQQNRVVGAMQLYSVDRKVSQPIEGHAAGFAQFKMEDNTEESTLFCFAVRGQAGGKLHIIEVGTPPTGNQPFPKKAVDVFFPPEAQNDFPVAMQISSKQDVVFLITKYGYIHLYDLETGTCIYMNRISGETIFVTAPHEPTAGIIGVNRKGQVLSVCVEEENIIPYITNVLQNPDLALRMAVRNNLAGAEELFARKFNTLFAAGNYSDAAKVAANAPKGILRTPDTIRRFQSVPAQPGQRSPLLQYFGILLDQGQLNKFESLELCRPVLQQGRKQLLEKWLKEDKLECSEELGDLVKSVDPTLALSVYLRANVPNKVIQCFAETGQFQKIVLYAKKVGYTPDWIFLLRNVMRISPEQGLQFSQMLVQDEEPLADITQIVDVFMEYNLIQQCTSFLLDALKNNRPMEGALQTRLLEMNLVHAPQVADAILGNQMFTHYDRAHVAQLCEKAGLLQRALEHYTDLYDIKRAVVHTHLLNPEWLVNFFGSLSVEDSLECLRAMLSANIRQNLQICVQVASKYHEQLSTQSLTELFESFKSFEGLFYFLGSIVNFSQDPEVHFKYIQAACKTGQIKEVERICRESNCYDPERVKNFLKEAKLTDQLPLIIVCDRFDFVHDLVLYLYRNTLQKYIEIYVQKVNPSRLPVVIGGLLDVDCAEDVIKNLIMVVRGQFSTDELVAEVEKRNRLKLLLPWLEARIHEGCEEPATHNALAKIYIDSNNNPERFLRENPFYDSCVVGKYCEKRDPHLACVAYERGQCDQELIHVCNENSLFKSLSRYLVRRKNPELWASVLLETNNYRRPLIDQVVQTALTETQDPEEVSVSVKAFMTADLPNELIELLEKIVLDNSVFSEHRNLQNLLILTAIKADRTRVMEYINRLDNYDAPDIANIAISNELFEEAFAIFRKFDVNTSAVQVLIEHIGNLDRAYEFAERCNEPPVWSQLAKAQLQKGLVKEAIDSYIKADDPSAYMEVGQAAAQSGNWEDLVKFLQMARKKARESYVETELIFALAKTNRLAELEEFINGPNNAHIQQVGDRCYDDKMYEAAKLLYNNVSNFGRLASTLVHLGEYQAAVDGARKANSTRTWKEVCFACVDGKEFRLAQMCGLHIVVHADELEELINYYQDRGYFEELITMLEAALGLERAHMGMFTELAILYSKFKPQKMREHLELFWSRVNIPKVLRAAEQAHLWAELVFLYDKYEEYDNAIITMMTHPSDAWKEGQFKDIVTKVANVELYYKAIHFYLEFKPLLLNDLLIVLSPRLDHSRAVNFFTKVKQVPLVKPYLRSVQNHNNKSVNESLNNLFIIEEDYASLRTSIDAYDNFDNISLAQGLEKHDLIEFRRIAAYLFKGNNRWKQSVELCKKDKLYKDAMQYASESKDIELAEELLAWFLDEDKKECFAACLFTCYDLLRPDVVLETAWRHNIMDFSMPYFIQVMREYLSKVDKLEASESLRKQEEQATESQPIIYGTPQLMLTSSANVAVPPQQAYGYGYTAAAPGYGQPPQANFGYGM, encoded by the exons ATGACGCAAATCCTGCCTATCCGCTTCCAGGAGCACCTGCAG CTCCAAAACCTGGGGATCAACCCGGCCAATATTGGGTTCAGCACTTTGACAATGGAGTCAGATAAATTCATCTGTATAAGAGAGAAAGTGGGTGAGCAGGCCCAAGTTGTCATTATTGACATGGCCGATCCCAACAACCCCATCCGCAGGCCCATCTCTGCAGATAGTGCTATTATGAACCCTGCCAGCAAAGTTATTGCCCTTAAAG CGGCCAAGACCCTGCAGATCTTCAATATTGAAATGAAGAGCAAGATGAAGGCTCACACAATGACGGATGACGTGACCTTCTGGAAATGGATCTCTCTTAACACCGTTGCTCTGGTTACGGATAACGCTGTCTACCATTGGAGCATGGAGGGTGACTCTCAGCCAATCAAAGTCTTTGACCGCCATTCCAGCCTGGCCGGTTGCCAGATCATCAACTATCGCACTGATgccaaacaaaaatggttactcCTGATTGGCATTTCTGCACAG caaaatcGCGTTGTTGGAGCAATGCAGTTGTACTCGGTGGACAGAAAGGTTTCTCAGCCCATTGAAGGTCATGCTGCTGGCTTTGCACAATTCAAGATGGAGGACAACACTGAGGAATCAACTTTATTCTGCTTTGCTGTACGAGGACAGGCAGGCGGAAAA ctccaTATAATAGAAGTTGGCACTCCACCCACTGGTAACCAGCCATTTCCAAAGAAGGCTGTAGATGTCTTCTTTCCCCCAGAAGCCCAGAATGACTTCCCTGTTGCTATGCag ATAAGCTCCAAGCAAGATGTAGTCTTTCTTATCACCAAATACGGCTATATCCACCTCTACGACTTGGAAACCGGTACCTGCATTTACATGAACAGAATCAGTGGGGAGACCATTTTTGTCACAGCCCCTCATGAGCCAACTGCCGGAATCATTGGGGTCAACAGGAAAGGGCAG gTGTTATCAGTATGTGTAGAGGAAGAGAACATTATTCCCTACATAACTAACGTGCTCCAGAACCCTGACCTGGCTCTCCGCATGGCTGTCCGCAATAACCTTGCCGGTGCTGAGGAGTTATTTGCACGCAAGTTCAACACCCTGTTTGCTGCTGGGAATTACTCCGATGCTGCTAAAGTGGCAGCCAATGCACCCAAG GGTATATTGCGAACACCAGACACCATCCGCAGGTTCCAGAGTGTTCCTGCTCAACCTGGACAGCGTTCACCATTGCTTCAGTACTTCGGCATCTTGCTGGATCAGGGCCAGCTCAATAAGTTTGAATCACTTGAGCTGTGTAGGCCAGTCCTTCAGCAGGGTCGCAAGCAGCTACTAGAGAAATGGCTTAAAGAAGACAAG CTAGAGTGCTCAGAAGAGCTTGGAGACTTGGTGAAGTCAGTGGATCCCACACTTGCTCTCAGTGTCTACCTGAGAGCAAATGTCCCAAACAAAGTCATTCAGTGCTTTGCTGAGACTGGACAGTTCCAGAAGATTGTATTGTATGCCAAAAAG gtggGGTACACACCTGATTGGATCTTCCTGTTAAGAAATGTGATGCGGATCAGCCCAGAACAAGGCCTTCAGTTCTCCCAAATGCTGGTACAGGATGAGGAGCCTCTTGCTGACATTACACAG ATTGTAGATGTTTTCATGGAGTACAACCTGATCCAACAATGTACATCCTTTCTGCTGGATGCCCTGAAGAACAACAGGCCCATGGAAGGAGCACTGCAGACACGCCTGCTTGAAATGAATTTGGTCCATGCACCACAG GTTGCAGATGCTATTTTGGGCAACCAGATGTTCACTCATTATGACCGTGCCCATGTTGCACAACTGTGTGAGAAGGCTGGTCTCCTGCAGAGAGCCCTGGAGCATTATACTGATCTGTATGACATTAAGCGAGCTGTGGTACACACGCACCTCCTCAACCCAGAG TGGCtagtcaatttttttggctCGCTATCAGTGGAGGACTCTTTGGAGTGTCTTCGAGCCATGCTATCTGCTAATATCCGTCAGAACCTGCAGATCTGTGTTCAAGTTGCCTCCAAATACCATGAACAACTAAGCACCCAGAGCCTCACAGAACTTTTTGAGTCATTTAAGAGCTTTGAAG GGCTCTTCTACTTTTTGGGTTCAATTGTTAACTTCAGCCAGGACCCTGAAGTTCACTTCAAATACATTCAGGCTGCTTGCAAGACAGGCCAAATCAAGGAAGTGGAAAGGATCTGCAGAGAGAGTAACTGCTATGACCCTGAGCGTGTGAAAAACTTCCTCAAG GAAGCCAAGTTGACTGATCAACTGCCATTGATCATTGTGTGCGATCGCTTTGATTTTGTCCACGATCTGGTCCTGTACTTGTACCGCAACACTCTGCAGAAATACATTGAGATCTACGTACAGAAG gttAACCCAAGTCGCCTCCCAGTGGTTATTGGAGGTTTGCTGGATGTTGATTGTGCCGAAGATGTGATTAAGAACCTGATCATGGTTGTAAGAGGACAGTTTTCCACAGATGAACTAGTTGCTGAAGTGGAGAAGAGAAATCG ACTGAAGCTTCTCCTCCCGTGGTTGGAAGCCCGTATTCATGAAGGTTGTGAGGAGCCTGCAACCCACAATGCCCTGGCTAAGATTTACATTGACAGCAACAATAACCCTGAGCGCTTCCTTAGGGAGAACCCTTTTTATGACAGCTGTGTGGTTGGCAAATATTGTGAGAAAAGAGACCCCCACTTGGCTTGTGTGGCCTATGAAAGAGGGCAATGTGACCAGGAACTCATCCAC GTGTGTAATGAGAACTCGCTGTTCAAGAGTCTGTCACGTTACCTAGTTCGCCGCAAAAACCCAGAGCTATGGGCAAGTGTGCTGCTGGAGACCAACAACTATAGAAGACCACTCATCGATCAG GTGGTCCAGACTGCCCTGACAGAGACCCAGGATCCAGAGGAAGTATCTGTCTCAGTCAAGGCTTTTATGACGGCTGATCTTCCCAATGAGCTTATTGAGCTTCTGGAGAAAATTGTCCTTGATAACTCTGTCTTTAGTGAGCACAG AAACCTTCAGAATCTGCTCATCCTGACCGCCATCAAAGCCGATCGGACCCGGGTGATGGAGTACATTAATCGTCTTGATAACTATGATGCCCCAGACATTGCAAACATTGCCATTAGCAATGAGCTTTTTGAGGAGGCCTTTGCTATTTTTAGGAAATTTGACGTCAACACATCAGCTGTGCAG GTCCTGATTGAGCACATTGGTAACTTGGACCGAGCCTATGAGTTTGCTGAGCGCTGCAACGAGCCTCCAGTGTGGAGTCAGCTTGCAAAGGCCCAGCTCCAAAAGGGCCTCGTCAAAGAAGCAATAGATTCTTATATCAAGGCAGATGACCCCTCTGCTTACATGGAGGTTGGACAAGCAGCAGCTCAGAGTG GAAACTGGGAGGATCTTGTAAAGTTTCTGCAGATGGCCCGAAAGAAGGCCCGCGAGTCTTACGTTGAAACAGAGTTGATCTTTGCTCTGGCAAAGACCAACCGCCTTGCTGAGCTGGAGGAGTTCATCAATGGCCCCAATAATGCTCACATCCAACAA GTGGGTGACCGTTGCTATGACGACAAGATGTACGAGGCAGCCAAACTGCTTTACAACAACGTGTCTAATTTTGGTCGCCTAGCTTCTACTCTCGTGCACCTAGGAGAGTATCAGGCAGCTGTGGATGGAGCACGCAAGGCCAACAGCACACGTACATGGAAGGAG gTGTGCTTTGCATGTGTTGATGGCAAAGAGTTCAGGCTTGCCCAAATGTGTGGCCTGCATATTGTTGTCCATGCTGATGAGCTGGAGGAACTCATTAATTATTACCAG GACCGCGGCTACTTTGAGGAGCTGATTACCATGCTGGAGGCTGCTTTGGGATTAGAGCGAGCTCACATGGGAATGTTCACAGAGCTAGCCATTCTTTACTCCAAATTTAAACCCCAGAAGATGAGGGAGCACTTGGAGCTCTTCTGGTCCCGTGTGAACATTCCAAAG GTTCTTAGGGCAGCTGAGCAGGCTCACCTCTGGGCAGAGCTAGTGTTTCTCTATGATAAATACGAGGAATATGACAATGCCATCATCACAATGATGACTCATCCTTCTGATGCCTGGAAAGAGGGACAATTCAAAGACATTGTCACCAAG GTGGCCAATGTGGAACTGTACTACAAAgccatccatttttatttggagTTTAAACCTTTATTATTAAATGACCTGCTCATTGTTCTCTCCCCAAGACTGGATCACTCCCGCGCTGTCAATTTTTTCACCAAG GTGAAGCAGGTACCTCTGGTTAAACCATATTTGAGGTCGGTCCAGAATCACAACAACAAGTCAGTCAATGAATCTCTCAACAACCTCTTCATCATTGAGGAAGATTATGCG TCATTACGCACTTCCATTGATGCTTATGACAACTTTGACAACATCTCACTGGCTCAAGGCTTAGAGAAGCATGATTTGATCGAGTTTAGGAGGATTGCGGCATACCTTTTTAAGGGCAACAACCGCTGGAAACAGAGTGTTGAACTTTGCAAGAAAGACAAGCTCTACAAG GACGCCATGCAATATGCATCTGAGTCCAAAGATATTGAACTGGCTGAGGAACTTCTTGCTTGGTTCCTGGACGAGGACAAGAAGGAGTGTTTTGCTGCCTGTTTGTTCACCTGCTATGATTTGTTGCGACCTGACGTAGTGCTTGAGACCGCTTGGAGGCACAACATCATGGATTTCTCTATGCCGTACTTCATCCAGGTCATGAGGGAATACCTCAGTAAG GTGGACAAGCTCGAAGCCTCAGAGTCTCTGAGGAAACAAGAGGAGCAAGCCACAGAATCTCAACCAATCATTTATG GCACACCCCAACTCATGCTCACTTCAAGCGCCAATGTTGCCGTGCCCCCCCAGCAGGCCTATGGCTATGGGTACACAGCAGCAGCACCAGGCTATGGGCAACCGCCACAGGCCAATTTTGGATATGGCATGTGA